One genomic window of Bacteroidota bacterium includes the following:
- a CDS encoding nitronate monooxygenase: MKFEELPKLKIGTYESQIPLLLGGMGVGITRSRLASAVANEGGMGVIAAVGIGMYEPDFNKDNAAANLRGLRKEIGIMRKLTKGVVGVNVMYALTNFENIIATCLEEEADLIVMGAGMPMRLGDSISAEQIRSGKTRFVVIVSSARAANLIFRAWERNYDYIPDAVVVEGPRAGGHLGFKKEQINDPDFALEKILPEVVSVVNTYGDKHQRKIPVIAAGGIYTGEDIYNIMTLGADGVQMATRFIGTYECDASEEFKRSLIDCTEEDIEIITSPVGMPGRAIRNTFIDEVKLGHRMPFACPWKCLKTCDYATAPYCIALALVNAEQGKMNKGFAFVGANAPRVKSIVSVKELIDELKLEYEAATIQALTGEPALIKIKPADTTV, translated from the coding sequence ATGAAATTCGAAGAATTACCAAAACTTAAAATAGGGACGTATGAGTCCCAAATTCCGCTCTTGCTTGGTGGCATGGGTGTTGGAATCACACGATCCAGACTTGCTTCTGCCGTTGCCAATGAAGGCGGCATGGGTGTTATCGCTGCTGTTGGGATAGGCATGTACGAACCTGATTTCAATAAGGATAATGCTGCAGCTAATCTTCGCGGCCTCCGGAAAGAAATTGGTATAATGCGAAAACTTACCAAAGGTGTTGTTGGTGTGAACGTAATGTACGCACTTACCAATTTTGAGAACATCATCGCGACCTGTCTTGAAGAAGAAGCCGACCTTATTGTTATGGGCGCCGGAATGCCAATGCGTTTGGGTGATTCTATAAGTGCAGAACAAATCCGCAGCGGTAAAACACGATTTGTTGTTATCGTTTCTTCAGCACGGGCTGCAAATCTTATTTTCAGAGCCTGGGAGCGCAATTACGATTATATTCCGGATGCCGTTGTTGTTGAAGGTCCGAGAGCCGGTGGGCATCTTGGCTTTAAGAAAGAACAGATTAATGATCCTGATTTTGCACTGGAGAAAATTCTTCCTGAAGTTGTGTCCGTAGTGAATACATACGGTGACAAGCATCAGCGGAAAATTCCGGTAATTGCAGCCGGTGGAATTTATACCGGTGAGGATATCTACAATATTATGACGCTGGGTGCCGACGGTGTTCAGATGGCAACGCGGTTTATCGGAACCTACGAATGCGACGCATCCGAAGAATTCAAACGCTCGTTGATTGACTGTACCGAAGAGGATATTGAAATTATTACAAGCCCTGTAGGGATGCCCGGAAGAGCTATCCGAAATACCTTTATCGATGAGGTGAAACTGGGTCACCGAATGCCATTTGCGTGTCCGTGGAAGTGTTTAAAAACCTGTGATTATGCAACTGCGCCGTATTGTATTGCACTTGCATTGGTGAATGCCGAACAGGGCAAAATGAACAAAGGCTTTGCCTTTGTTGGAGCCAATGCTCCGCGCGTAAAAAGTATAGTGAGTGTTAAAGAACTGATAG